Sequence from the Agrococcus sp. SL85 genome:
AGCGCGCCGAGGCTCTTGGCGATCCGCGCGACGACGGGCGCGCCACCCGTGCCGGTGCCACCGCCCTCGCCCGCGGTGACGAAGACCATGTCGGCGCCCGCGAGGGCCTCCTCGATCTCCTCCGCGTGGTCCTCGGCGGCGCGCCGGCCCACCTCGGGGTCGGCGCCTGCGCCGAGGCCCTTGGTGAGCTCGCGGCCCACGTCGAGCTTGACGTCGGCGTCGCTCAGGAGCAGCGCCTGCGCGTCGGTGTTGATCGCGATGAACTCGACGCCGCGCAGCCCGAGGTCGATCATGCGGTTCACGGCGTTCACGCCGCCACCGCCCACGCCGACCACCTTGATGACGGCGAGGTAGTTGTTGTTGGAAGTCACGCTCGGCCCCTCGTTGCCCCTGAAACCCTCAACCTCTACTTGAGGTTTAGAGAATTCCTCACTTCATTGCTGACGAGATCGACGGTAGGGCCGCCGGGGGCGGCGCGCCGGGAGCGACGCGGAGTGTCGCGCGCGGCGCGCGCAAACAAATGATTCGTCAGGTTCCGGGCTCGACGTCGCCGCGCACGACGGGGTGCTCCGGCGCCCGCACGTCGAGCACGAGCGCGGTCGCCGGGTCCTGCGTGGCGATGAGCGCGGCCACGACGTCGGCCTTCAGCCGGCTCTCGTCGGCACCGCCCCACTGCACGGTCTGGCCGCTCGCGAGCGCGAGCCGGATGTCGGAGGGCGAGGGCGCCTGGATGCGCTCGGTCACCTCGAGCACCGAGGCCGGGACCGAGACGAGCACCGTCGCGACCGCCTCGAACTCCGGCGTGCCGAGCTCGACCCCGTCGAGCCGCGGCAGCGCCGCGGTGTCGGCGTCGACGCCGCCCAGCGCGACACCTGCGGCGTCGATGACGACCTCGCCGCCGTCGCCCGGCACGATCGCGACGGGGCGGCGCTCCACGACGCGCACCACGACGCTCGAGGGCGGCACGACGTCGACGCGGAACGACTCGATCTGCGGGATCGCCTGCAGCTGCGCCGCGACGCCCTCCTCGGTGACCGTCGCCATCGGCTGGCCCATCGAGCCCGCGAGCGCGCCCTCGACGACGGACGGGTCGAGGCGGTCGACGCCCTCGACGCGGATCTCGCGCACCGCCATGAGCGGCGACCACACGAGCCCGACGAGCAGCAGCAGCGCGAGCCCGAGCCCGCCCGCGGCGAGCAGCGCGACGCGCGCGCGGCGACGCGCGACGGCCGTGAACCGTCGCACCTCGGCGCGCTCGCGGCGCTTGCGATCCTTCGTCGCGGCCCTGGCGGCGCGCCGCGCCTCGCGCGCATCCTCGCGGTCGGCCCGACGCTGCGCCTGCTCCGCCTCCCGCCACGCGCGGTCGACGCGCTGCGCGTGCGAGCCGCGCGTCGGGCGCGGGCCGTCGACGTCCTCCTCGGGCGGCTCGGCGGCCGACGGTTGCTCCTCGTCGAGCTCGGCGTAGGCGGCGAGCGCCCAGCGCCGCGGCGCGCCACCGGCCTCGGCCTCGGGGCTCGACGCGGCGCGGCGGCGACTCGCCCGGAGCGGTGCGTCGTCCGAGCCGCCCTCCAGCCGGAACAGGTCGACCTGCGGCTCCCAGCGCCGCGCGCGGGGCACCGCGTCGCCCTCGGTGCGCGCGCGACCCGATCGATGCTCGACCGCCGGCTCCTCCGGCCGGTCGTCGAAGCCCTCGGGTCGCCTCACGCCTCTGCGCCCTCGAGCGCCTCGAGCACCTGCGGGATGATGCGGTAGACGTCGCCGCACGAGAGCGTGACGATGATGTCGCCCTCGCGCGCGATCGCCGCGGCGCGCTCCGCCGCCTGCTGCCAGTCGGGCAGGAAGTCGACGTCGGCCGGGTCCTGGAAGCGCTCGGCGACGAGCGCGCCCGTGACCCCGGGGATCGGATCCTCGCGGGCGCCGTAGACGTCGAGCACGACCGTGTGGTCGGCGACCCGCTCGTAGACGGCGGCGAACTCCCCCGCCATGTCGCGCGTGCGGGTGAACAGGTGCGGCTGGTGGATCGCGATGATGCGCCCGTCGCCGATCACGGAGCGCGCCGCCGTGAGCGCGGCGTCGACCTCCGCCGGGTGGTGCGCGTAGTCGTCGAACACGCGCACGCCGCGGCGCTCCCCGTGCAGCTCGAAGCGGCGGCCCGTGCCGCTGAAGGCCGCGAGCGCGCGCGCGGCCTCGGCGGGCGCGTGGCCGAGCGCGACGAGCGTCGCGAGCGAGCCGACGGCGTTGACGGCGTTGTGGCGGCCGGGCACGCCGACGCCCACCTCGAGCCGCTCCCCCGCGACCTCGACCTCCGCGACCACCGCGGGGCCGAGGCGGATGCCGAGGATGCGCACGTCGGCGTCCTCGGCCTCGCCGAAGGTGACGACGTTCGGGTGCGAGACGAGCGCGCGCACGCGGCGCGCGCCCTCGTCGTCGGCCGAGATCACGACCGCCTCGGATGCCGCGTCGGCGAAGCGCGCGAAGGCGGCATCGAAGGCCTCGGGGCTCCCGTAGTGGTCGAGGTGGTCGGTGTCGATGTTCGTGATGAGCGCGACCGCGACGTCGTAGAGCAGGAACGAGCCGTCCGACTCGTCGGCCTCGAGCACGAACACGTCGCTCGTGCCGTGGCCGCTCGAGGCGTCGAGGCCCGCGATGACGCCGCCGTTCACGAAGCCGGCGTCGATGCCGAGCCCGTGGAGGCCGAGCACGACCATGCCGGTCGAGGTGGTCTTGCCGTGGGCGCCGGCGACGGCGACGACGCGCTTGCCGCGCGCGAGCACGTGCAGCGCCTGCGATCGGTGCAGCACGGGCACGCCGCGCTCGCGGGCGGCGAGCA
This genomic interval carries:
- a CDS encoding FtsQ-type POTRA domain-containing protein translates to MRRPEGFDDRPEEPAVEHRSGRARTEGDAVPRARRWEPQVDLFRLEGGSDDAPLRASRRRAASSPEAEAGGAPRRWALAAYAELDEEQPSAAEPPEEDVDGPRPTRGSHAQRVDRAWREAEQAQRRADREDAREARRAARAATKDRKRRERAEVRRFTAVARRRARVALLAAGGLGLALLLLVGLVWSPLMAVREIRVEGVDRLDPSVVEGALAGSMGQPMATVTEEGVAAQLQAIPQIESFRVDVVPPSSVVVRVVERRPVAIVPGDGGEVVIDAAGVALGGVDADTAALPRLDGVELGTPEFEAVATVLVSVPASVLEVTERIQAPSPSDIRLALASGQTVQWGGADESRLKADVVAALIATQDPATALVLDVRAPEHPVVRGDVEPGT
- the murC gene encoding UDP-N-acetylmuramate--L-alanine ligase, with protein sequence MIEPDLTQPIPERIERVHLIGIGGSGMSGIAHMMLDAGLAVTGSDRSGSATVDRLVERGAHVAIGHDAANLPVGTDAVVVTSALWPDNPELLAARERGVPVLHRSQALHVLARGKRVVAVAGAHGKTTSTGMVVLGLHGLGIDAGFVNGGVIAGLDASSGHGTSDVFVLEADESDGSFLLYDVAVALITNIDTDHLDHYGSPEAFDAAFARFADAASEAVVISADDEGARRVRALVSHPNVVTFGEAEDADVRILGIRLGPAVVAEVEVAGERLEVGVGVPGRHNAVNAVGSLATLVALGHAPAEAARALAAFSGTGRRFELHGERRGVRVFDDYAHHPAEVDAALTAARSVIGDGRIIAIHQPHLFTRTRDMAGEFAAVYERVADHTVVLDVYGAREDPIPGVTGALVAERFQDPADVDFLPDWQQAAERAAAIAREGDIIVTLSCGDVYRIIPQVLEALEGAEA